Below is a genomic region from Methanosphaera sp. ISO3-F5.
CAACCTTAAAACGTAATGAATTAACTGATGATTTACTTATGAAATTGAATGTAACCGATAAATTTTCAGATACAATGTCTAAATATATGGATATGAATTCATTATTATTTTTTAAAGATTATATTGATAATATTAATATATCTAATTTAAAAGATGAAGAAAGATCTGTAATTATATCAACAATTATAAGATGTATGAATATATTCGGTAATCCTGATATCAAAGATTTATTTACAAAAAAATCATATATAGACTATGTTAATTATTTGTATTATTATAATAAAGGAGAAGTAAAACAATTACGAACATTATATAAGGAAGTAGAATCAGCTATATATACTTGGAAAGGAAGATTTAATACAAAAAATATATGTATTCAACAAATTGGTTCATTTTTAATCACTAAACAATTTAATATTAAACCAACTAACTTGAATGAAGAAATCTTAATTGATCCAGATAATGAAAATAGATTTAAAACAGAATTAAGTTTAGAATATACTTTATCAGGAGTAGATGAAGATAAAATATTAAAAATTGACTACCAATTATATGAATTAATAACTAAATTAAATAGAGGATATAAACCAAATAAAAATGAGCAAAAAGATTTATTATTATTTAATGATTTTATTGATGATTTAATAAATTTAGATAATGAAAAACAATTTATTATACATCATCTGAAAGATAATGTTTCATTTGAATTAGAATTAAATGGTTTTGGCGAATATGTGTTTACAAGGTGTTAATATGGATTATAATGAAAATTTAAATATATTATTATCTGAGGTAATTACTTCAAATCATAAATTTGAACGTAAAATGGAACAAATTTATTTACCTATTATAACAAATCAAAATTCTAAATTTGAAAATGGTTTTAAAACGATAGTTGCTAATTCGGTAAGAATATTCAATCATAAAAAAATTACTGAAGAGTATTCAAATGAAAAATTAATTCATAAAATTATAAATAATGATAATTTTTCTTATGATAAAAATGATAAAAAATATCTTGAAGCCTTAATTAAATCTTTTTTAATTAATGAAAATAATGAATTAAATATTATTCATCCGTATTTTTATATGTATGTTCCTGAAGTAACAAATAAACAACGTTCTAATGAACTTCAAATAGGTCAATTCATTTCAGACTTATTTTATAGTGATGTTGAAGGTATTGGAGATTATTTTGATTTTAAAGATGATGACAAAACTGAGTTATATTATAAAAACAATATTTTAACAGATTTAGTTTTTAAGAATTTAATAGTATTGCCGGAAAATACATCTTCATCGAATTATGTTCTTAAATTAAATTATGTGAAAAAAGTGTTTAAAGAGGATATTGAATTTGTTATTGAAAATAATGAAGAATTTTTAACATCAAATTTAGAAGAACTTTTGGCTTATTATTACTTTTATTATATTACCCAACTGACTTTTAAATTATATAATAAAAACAATAATTTAAATAAAATTGAACCATTATATTATCTAACATCAAATGAGAATATCAGTAGTAATAGAAAAACAATTAATTCCGGATATTCATTAATTAAAAATAATAATTTTTATGATATTGTTACTAAAATTTTAGTAATATCTTATTTAAATAAACTATTAGGTACTAAAGGATTAGTATATTCCGAAATTATAGAAAAAATTGAAAATATGTCTAATGAAGAATATAATGATTTTATATATGTATTAAAAGAATTTATAAAAATATATGTTGATTTAAATCCGAGATTAAACTTAAATGAAGATTTTTTAAATGAAAATAATTATATTCAAATTATAGATTATATGTTTGAATGTTTCAATGATCCATTTTATAATGCTGCTAATAATAGATATTTCAAAGCAATAGAAAATCTTGGTAAATTATATTTTTTAAAACGTAAAGGTAGGTATGGTTATGTTTTAAATATTTCTGATAATTTATTATTAGCAATTACTGCATTATGTATTAAAGAAGAAAAAATTAAATTAAAACAGTTATTTAAAGAATATGAACTAAGAGGATTATTTTTTGATAAAAAAAGTAAAAAAGAAATAGAAAATCTGTTAACGAAATTGAATTTAATTGATAAGAAAAGTGATAGTGGGGATGCACAATATGTCCGAAGAATTTTATAAATATATATCAACGAAATTAATAGATACATTTTCATTAGAAGGACAAATAAAAAATGGTGATAAATTTTTTATCGAATTTGATGAAAAAAATCAAGTTAAAAATTTATATGATAATTTAAAAGAAGTTGCTATTAATTATGGAAATAATATTAAAGTTGAACCTTTTAAATTTCAATATAATAATGGAAACCCCTATGAAACTTATACAATTACTTTTAATTCATTGAAATTAGTTATTGCATCTAGTGATAATGCTACTAATGATTACTTAGTAACTTTAAGAAATGCTGTAACTGAACAAAATGATGTTTGGAAAGATACTGCTTTATTAATTATTGGTATTAATTTAATTGATAGTATTCAAAATGGTATGAAAGATCTACAAAATAGGGGAATGCCATTTAATATTAATCGTTTAACAGATAATTTAAAAAGTGAAATTTATTCAAAAGATACTTTAAATAAATATGAAAAGGAATGTTTAAATTTTCATTTAGATAATATGTTAAATGATATGTATGAAACTACTTTATGGGATTATGAAGATGTTTTGGCCATTATTAATCAAGGTAAAATATTAGAAGAACAATATCCTAAATTAGGATTATTCCCAGATAGTAAAATAAATCAAGATAATCATAAACAAACACTTAAAAAACATATTAAAGAAAACCATAATGAATTTGAAAGAGTAGCTGAAGCACATAGATTAGAAGAACCTAAAGATAAATTAGAAAAACGTTATACAAATAGTGGAGTAACAAAATTAAATAAAGATAACTGGTATGAAACCGATTATAATAGTGTTAAACGTTATATTAATAAAGATAAAGGTTTTATTGAATATGATGATGAATATAACAGTGTAAATAATGAAAAATTAATTTATTGGGAAAAACCTGAAAAAAATAATAAAGCAGGATTAAGAAAAAGACATATCATAGTGTTTAATCCTGATAATTTAGAAGAAATTACATTGGAATTTATGTTTGATTCAGTTTTATCTAAATCATTTATTAATAAGAAATCTCAAAAAATTGCCACTACCAAAGGAAAGAAATTAATCATAAATTTAAAAAGTAATCCTAATACAACTACATTTAATAAAGTTACATATACTCATAAAGATATATCTAGTATGAAATATATTTTTAATATAGCAATAGTTAATTGTCCTGAAGACATACTGAAACCTATAAAATCTAATTATCTTATAATGCCTAGTAAAAAATATATTCAAATATTAAATGAAGATAATAATAACTTAATTGAACTAGGTATTGGTGATGAAAAAAATAAAATAATTATTTCTGAAGAAAAACAAGAAATCCCTATAACATTAAATGATACTATAATTATTAACGATGATAATTCATTATTTAGTGAATCAAATAACTTAATAGAATTCCAGTTATCCTATGATTTATTTTTTAAAATTCCATTAGCTATAAAGGAAAATGAAGAAAAAGTTATTCCTAAACAATCAGTCACTATATCAAATTATAAAAGAGAAAATGAATCTAATTTCATATATAATGGTAATAAAATTATTCAAGGATCAAATATTTTCTCTATTGATAAAAAATTTAAAAAATTCCTTAAATTAGAAGAACAAATAGTTAAAGGAAAAATCTTTTCCGGTAATATAGATATAAATAATAACATAGAACCAGAAGAACTACTTCTTTCCAACGAAATTAGAGAAAAGTATGAAAATATTTTAAATTATTATGAAAATATGAAAAATGAAAAAACTATTTGTGGTTATCCAAGTTTAGTTTATTTAGATGATAATTTAGAAAAATTATATACTGATTTTTTAATAGTTTATAATAAAGAAATTGAAAATATTACAGAAGAAGAATCCTTATCAGATTATCCAAATAAATTTAATTTATCTAAGATAGGTGTTTTTAAATCAATTAACAATATTTATTATAGTAGTTTATCACCATTAGTTATGGCTTATCAAATAGAATTAAAACATCAGTTAAAAAATGAACCTATAGAAGAATCTTTATTAAATCGTTTAACACCAGATAATTTATTACCTTATATTTATAATGAAGATAATAAAATATTTAAACCATTAACACAAAACATTGCAAAAGAATGGATAATTTATGAAAAAGAAGTTGAAGTTAATCTAGGTTCTACAAATAAATTTATTGCTAAAGTAATAGAAGATAAAATGAATAGATTTATTAAAACTTTTTATTATCTATTCGATTCAAATGATCCAGCACCTCTTAAATTAAATATTATTAACATACAAAATGATAAAGAAATAGTTAAAGGTATATTTAATTTTATTTATTCATATATCAAAAAATCTAGAAGTATAATACCAGTAGAATTAAATATTTATAACAACGAAGATAAAAGTTTTTTCGATTATCTATTTAAATGTAACAATGAGTCTGACTTGGAGGATATTTTTGACATAAAAATCAATAGTAAAGATTTTGATCCATCGGATATCTTAAGAATAATTCAAAACAATATTACCTATTACAAAATTGATAAAAACATTACTAAAACATTCGAATATGCACATATATCCTTTTATAAGTCATCCACAAATATTGGTACTTCTAATAGTAATATGGAAAATGTTGAAACTGGAGTATACTTAAATGGGTTACTTTCAGAAACAACTGCATTTAAATCAGGAAATAATTATAAAGTAGGATTTGGTACAAGAAATTTACGTAATAAAAATAATTTACTTTTAAAAACCGCTATTAATACTAATGAAATAATACATAATACAAAAAATAATGGTGAAGATATTTATTCTAAAGGTAAATCAATTACTATTAAACCAAAAACACCTGAATTTGATGATATTGAATTATTATATGATAAATCAGTTTGGGTAACTTTTATTGAACCAGTATTTGGACTAGAATATTTTGATACTAATGATAATTTAATTATAGTTCATTATAGTGAACAATACACTTCTTCGAATAAATACGATACAATTACAGTGTCAAATCAAAATAAAGAATATGAAAACATTATAAAACTTTTCTTAAATGAAAATAATTATGAATCTAATGATGAATATATGGAAAACAATTTAAAAATTTTTAATGGAATAAATGGTGAATGGTTATTAAGAGTAATAAGTGATAATAATCAAATTAATAGAGATAAATTAAGTATTATATCGGCTATAAAATATATACTATCCATATTACATAAAGAGAATATCATTTGGATACCTATTAGTTTAGATGAAATTAATAGAATATGTAAAACTATTAATATTACCCTTGATTCAAAATTGCATAAATTATTAAATAATAATCAAAATATGGATTATATTTTGTTTGTAGGATTAGAATATGATACTGAATACAATGTTGAAATAGTTTACTACCCTATAGAAATTAATAACGATATTGATAACTCAGAAGATTTAACAAGTAATGATAATATAATAAATATATCTTATATATTTAATTCAGAACTATTACAAAATTCAAGTTTTAAAAGTAAGTTTTTCAGAAATTTCATTATGCAAATTGCTTTAGCAAATTATAAAAAATTATCTTTAACGGATTTATGGAATGATACTAGTGACATTTTAGATAAAATTAAACCTAAATTACTTAATGATGATTATAATTTTTCTAAAGAAATAAAAAAACATATCTTAGACTGTGCAATATTTAATTTCCGTGAAGATCTTGAAAACATTAAAATTCATTCAGAAAATAAAACCCAATTATACGAATTACCAAAAAAATATGCCTTTGAAGGAATTTCAGATAATGTAGATAGTATTATTAAAAAAATGAAAGATGATGTTGTGGTTTTACCAGAACATAAATTTATATTAGATAATTATAATTCAAAAATATCTGAAAAAAATGTTTCTGTAAACAACAATGAAAATCCAACTACAGAACCAATTAAAAATGATACTCCAGATACAGATTTTATAAATGATGAAAATAATGATATAAACTCCGAAAAAAATAATAAGGGTATGATTTATAAACCTCATCGTTTTGATAGTTTGAATCAAGAAATTCCATTAGATAACATAAGAACATTAATTGGTACTATTCCTCATAGTAATAAGAAAATATTCATAGAGTATGGACATAAAGAATTATCTAATAGACATGTATTAATATCGGGTAAATCAGGTTATGGGAAAACTTATTTCATGCAATGCTTAATTTATGAAATGTCTAAACAAAAAATCCCTACTTTAATTATAGATTATAGTGATGCATTTACTGAAAACGAACTAAAAGATGAAATAAAAGATTTTTTAGGAGAAAATTTAAAAATATTTAATGTTAAAAAAGATAAATTCCCTTTAAATCCTTTCAGAAAACAATTTGAAGAAGATTATTTAGATATATCTTCTAAAATAAAAAGTATATTTAGTTCTGTATACAATATAGGACCAATACAAGAAAATACATTGTTAACAACAATATTTGAAGAATTAAATAATAATCAAGAAAATATGGATTTTAATATTCTAAAAAATGCATTAATGAATAAAAATGATAAAAATTCACAGTCAGTTTTAAGTCAAATAAATGAATTTTTATTATATGATCCATTTATGAATGATAAAACATTTGATTGGTCATGTTTAGATAAACGTTCAAAAGATGTGATAATAATTCAATTACATGGATATTCCAAAAATATCCAAAAAATAATTACTGAATTCATATTATGGGATTTATGGAATTATAAATTAATATACGGATCAGAAGAAAAACCATTTAATATTGTATTAGACGAAGCACAAAATTTAGATTTTAGTACAGATAAATCTCCTTCTGTTAAAATTTTAAAAGAAGGAAGAAAAAAAGGTTGGAGTGCATGGTTTGCTACTCAAACAATTAATGGTATCATTAAAAAAACTGGTGAAAATCCATTTAACATAGCTGAAAATATTATATATTTCCATCCAACAGACAAAATAAAAAATGTAGCTTCAGATTTTACAACCAATAATGAAGATAAACTTAAATGGACTGAAAAAATATCCAATTTAAAAAAAGGAGAATGTATATTTGTAGGCCCTACTAAAAATAGTGAAAATCATTTAAATCCTTCAAGACCATTTTATTTAAAAATTGATTCATTAAAAGATAGAAAAAATAATGATTAATATATAAAATGATGTATAAATATCCTATTAAAAATAATTTATACTAAAGATTATATTATTCTATTCATACAATATATCTTTTTATTCTTTTTTTATTATTAGTACATTTTTTTATTAATAGCTCTGAAATAATAAAATATGCTATAAATACAGAACAATTACTTCGTATTCTAATTATATTACATATATTAAAAAATTGAAAAATAATTTGTGGATTTTGGAGGGTAGGTGGATAAGATATGTTTCCATATCTATTCTTTTTTTTAGTCGCATAGGTAGTGTTTTTTGATTAGTTTGACTATTTGTTTGGCTTCTTGTGTTTGGTTTGATGGTACTTTGAAGGTTATTGGTACGTTTACTGATCCTCCTTCTGGTAGTATTTCGGGGTTGTTTGTTACTCCTATTTTTATGTCTGCGTCTATGTCGAATGTTCCTGCTGTTTCGAATGATATTGTTCTGATTGTTTTTTTGGGGAAGAATTTTACTTCTACTTTTTTTCCGCTGAGTCCTTGTATGTCTACTAGGTATATTCCTAGGTTTGTTAGTATTATTGAGTCTCTTAGGAAGTGGAATGATTGTATTACTGTTTCGTTTTCGAATAGGTATTCTTCTATTATGCTTATGTCTCCGCCTATGTCTGCGTGTCCGATTACTTGGCTTAGGAATCCCATGTGTTTCACCTTTTTTTTGTTTGTATGTTTATGTGTTTGTTTTTGTTTTTATTTATTTTTTTGTTGTATTGTGTGGAAAAAAAGTATAGGGTGTGGGTGTTTTAGAGGGGTAGTTTTATTTTGTTTTTTGTTTTTTGTGGTAGGAATGATAGTATTATGCTTAGTAGGCAGGTTATCATTATTGCTGGTGGGTAGTATGTGTATGCTATGATGTATCCTATTGTGTATAGTATTGTTGTGAATATCATATTTTGTTTTGTGTTTTTTAGTTTTAGTCGTAGTGCTATGTTTGCTGGGTCTTTTCGTATTAGTAGTTGGTCTACTATGTAGAAGTTTATGTTTGTTAGGAAGAAGATTAGTCCGAACATTGCTTGTGCTGTGAATGAGTTCATGTTTGTTGATAGCATTGTTGTTGCGTGTGGTAGTAGGCCTATTATCATCATGCTTATTGCGCTTGCCCATGTGATTGTGCTGTCTAGTTTGTTTACTACGTTGAATAGTGTGTGGTGGTAGTTCCATAGGTTGAAGCATATTAGGAAACTTGTTGTGTATGCTATGAATTCTGGGTTTAGTTCTAGTAGGCTTGTCCAGGTGGGTGTTGCTGGTAGTGGTATTTCCATTACTATTATTGTGATGATGATTGCTAGTATTGCATCTATTAGTGCTTCGAATCTTTCTGTTTGCATTAGTTTTCACCTGTTTTGTATGTTTCCTGGTAGTGTGTTAGGAGGTTCCATGTTATTATGGTTAGTAAGCATATTATCATCATTATTATTGGGTATCCGTGTGTTGCTATTATTGCTCCTATTATGAATAGTGTTGTGTTCATGATGAATATTTTGTTGTAGCTTATTTGTTCTAGTAGTGTGTTGTGTGTGTCTTTTTTTATTGTTAGTGCTGTTGATACTACGAATAGTATGTTTACTATGAAGAATATGAATCCGAACATTATTTCGGGTACTAGGTCGTATGGTT
It encodes:
- a CDS encoding TMEM175 family protein, whose translation is MQTERFETFIDAILAIMMTVMVLKIPQPETLTFTGIWDLKIMYLAYIISFIVLFSIWDHHRKFFEKVQNIDDHVIWMYSVLIFFTTFVPYLTAWVAHKPYDLVPEIMFGFIFFIVNILFVVSTALTIKKDTHNTLLEQISYNKIFIMNTTLFIIGAIIATHGYPIIMMIICLLTIITWNLLTHYQETYKTGEN
- the dptG gene encoding DNA phosphorothioation-dependent restriction protein DptG, which translates into the protein MDYNENLNILLSEVITSNHKFERKMEQIYLPIITNQNSKFENGFKTIVANSVRIFNHKKITEEYSNEKLIHKIINNDNFSYDKNDKKYLEALIKSFLINENNELNIIHPYFYMYVPEVTNKQRSNELQIGQFISDLFYSDVEGIGDYFDFKDDDKTELYYKNNILTDLVFKNLIVLPENTSSSNYVLKLNYVKKVFKEDIEFVIENNEEFLTSNLEELLAYYYFYYITQLTFKLYNKNNNLNKIEPLYYLTSNENISSNRKTINSGYSLIKNNNFYDIVTKILVISYLNKLLGTKGLVYSEIIEKIENMSNEEYNDFIYVLKEFIKIYVDLNPRLNLNEDFLNENNYIQIIDYMFECFNDPFYNAANNRYFKAIENLGKLYFLKRKGRYGYVLNISDNLLLAITALCIKEEKIKLKQLFKEYELRGLFFDKKSKKEIENLLTKLNLIDKKSDSGDAQYVRRIL
- a CDS encoding TMEM175 family protein, with protein sequence MQTERFEALIDAILAIIITIIVMEIPLPATPTWTSLLELNPEFIAYTTSFLICFNLWNYHHTLFNVVNKLDSTITWASAISMMIIGLLPHATTMLSTNMNSFTAQAMFGLIFFLTNINFYIVDQLLIRKDPANIALRLKLKNTKQNMIFTTILYTIGYIIAYTYYPPAIMITCLLSIILSFLPQKTKNKIKLPL
- a CDS encoding PH domain-containing protein, which gives rise to MGFLSQVIGHADIGGDISIIEEYLFENETVIQSFHFLRDSIILTNLGIYLVDIQGLSGKKVEVKFFPKKTIRTISFETAGTFDIDADIKIGVTNNPEILPEGGSVNVPITFKVPSNQTQEAKQIVKLIKKHYLCD
- a CDS encoding helicase HerA domain-containing protein, which encodes MSEEFYKYISTKLIDTFSLEGQIKNGDKFFIEFDEKNQVKNLYDNLKEVAINYGNNIKVEPFKFQYNNGNPYETYTITFNSLKLVIASSDNATNDYLVTLRNAVTEQNDVWKDTALLIIGINLIDSIQNGMKDLQNRGMPFNINRLTDNLKSEIYSKDTLNKYEKECLNFHLDNMLNDMYETTLWDYEDVLAIINQGKILEEQYPKLGLFPDSKINQDNHKQTLKKHIKENHNEFERVAEAHRLEEPKDKLEKRYTNSGVTKLNKDNWYETDYNSVKRYINKDKGFIEYDDEYNSVNNEKLIYWEKPEKNNKAGLRKRHIIVFNPDNLEEITLEFMFDSVLSKSFINKKSQKIATTKGKKLIINLKSNPNTTTFNKVTYTHKDISSMKYIFNIAIVNCPEDILKPIKSNYLIMPSKKYIQILNEDNNNLIELGIGDEKNKIIISEEKQEIPITLNDTIIINDDNSLFSESNNLIEFQLSYDLFFKIPLAIKENEEKVIPKQSVTISNYKRENESNFIYNGNKIIQGSNIFSIDKKFKKFLKLEEQIVKGKIFSGNIDINNNIEPEELLLSNEIREKYENILNYYENMKNEKTICGYPSLVYLDDNLEKLYTDFLIVYNKEIENITEEESLSDYPNKFNLSKIGVFKSINNIYYSSLSPLVMAYQIELKHQLKNEPIEESLLNRLTPDNLLPYIYNEDNKIFKPLTQNIAKEWIIYEKEVEVNLGSTNKFIAKVIEDKMNRFIKTFYYLFDSNDPAPLKLNIINIQNDKEIVKGIFNFIYSYIKKSRSIIPVELNIYNNEDKSFFDYLFKCNNESDLEDIFDIKINSKDFDPSDILRIIQNNITYYKIDKNITKTFEYAHISFYKSSTNIGTSNSNMENVETGVYLNGLLSETTAFKSGNNYKVGFGTRNLRNKNNLLLKTAINTNEIIHNTKNNGEDIYSKGKSITIKPKTPEFDDIELLYDKSVWVTFIEPVFGLEYFDTNDNLIIVHYSEQYTSSNKYDTITVSNQNKEYENIIKLFLNENNYESNDEYMENNLKIFNGINGEWLLRVISDNNQINRDKLSIISAIKYILSILHKENIIWIPISLDEINRICKTINITLDSKLHKLLNNNQNMDYILFVGLEYDTEYNVEIVYYPIEINNDIDNSEDLTSNDNIINISYIFNSELLQNSSFKSKFFRNFIMQIALANYKKLSLTDLWNDTSDILDKIKPKLLNDDYNFSKEIKKHILDCAIFNFREDLENIKIHSENKTQLYELPKKYAFEGISDNVDSIIKKMKDDVVVLPEHKFILDNYNSKISEKNVSVNNNENPTTEPIKNDTPDTDFINDENNDINSEKNNKGMIYKPHRFDSLNQEIPLDNIRTLIGTIPHSNKKIFIEYGHKELSNRHVLISGKSGYGKTYFMQCLIYEMSKQKIPTLIIDYSDAFTENELKDEIKDFLGENLKIFNVKKDKFPLNPFRKQFEEDYLDISSKIKSIFSSVYNIGPIQENTLLTTIFEELNNNQENMDFNILKNALMNKNDKNSQSVLSQINEFLLYDPFMNDKTFDWSCLDKRSKDVIIIQLHGYSKNIQKIITEFILWDLWNYKLIYGSEEKPFNIVLDEAQNLDFSTDKSPSVKILKEGRKKGWSAWFATQTINGIIKKTGENPFNIAENIIYFHPTDKIKNVASDFTTNNEDKLKWTEKISNLKKGECIFVGPTKNSENHLNPSRPFYLKIDSLKDRKNND